The Panicum hallii strain FIL2 chromosome 9, PHallii_v3.1, whole genome shotgun sequence genome has a window encoding:
- the LOC112873059 gene encoding MAP7 domain-containing protein 1-like, which produces MACMYTGPNDCCRIARGPGTDFTRAELEVTIHGMTSDTFSLETLVLLSGVKALCEDQALLSSQRTDQGPGGPSHGGPAPAGRGKEKVPVLKHRHKDNVGAAPTRRDNEAQRAAPARSSQAEGSKARRLQRGDGSFVGEPAPKRQKMVEAERPSRAPSPPPQCQQPEGRSEEAWRPSPEQQIPSPPPTTWHPVTPAPPPLSSDASSASAGIAPAGGFGPQPAPSSSPAGRSATTPAGTPPALAPVESGPGGPELEATLPRPEAAPQEEAAHPAMMAEAPAAAAAPDTTAGASPAEPAVEEAAVVVEAPAPEVTEVASTATPPAQEEEPEVVYERHLLPCLAKVPLPRLLAKSQQALEELEAGIHQEWEELDAECLRLSNWERRLGDHIKIVSARYAGECAELVQEREDLQEQLQKSLDREAAAAQRERAAVRWETQAIEREPVAEMRMSTAEERTKTALELTNQAKVVMGLIKEQEATLTEREAAVVEGEAKLAAHQEEQAARTLRLQEWEAAVEEELSAGTRRLQEQEVTEAPPSLGTILPVLDSTTEHLRHMEAAIFDLLETEGRAVARGMAEYILTCFRSHNPAFQLTPILVGPIRATAAAAQEGVQAAADMVATRVRRHPRPTRGGASSGPPAQ; this is translated from the exons atggcctgcatgtacACGGGGCcgaacgactgctgcaggatcgcgcgtgGGCCTGGCACCGATTTCACCAGGGCAGAGCTGGAGGTCACGATCCACGGGATGACCAGCGACACGTTCAGCCTGGAGACACTGGTCCTCCTgagcggggtcaaggccctgtgcgaggaccaggcgttgCTATCGTCG CAACGCACCGACCAAGGTCCCGGGGGGCCTAGCcacggaggtccggcccccgccgggaggggaaaggagaaggtgccggtgcTGAAGCACCGTCACAAGGACAATGTGGGTGCCGCCCCGACCCGGAGGGACAACGAGGCGCAGAGGGCGGCCCCCGCGCGGAGCAGCCAAGCAGAGGGGTCAAAggcccggaggctccagcgtggTGACGGCTCCTTCGTGGGAGAGCCggcccccaagcgccagaagatgGTGGAGGCGGAGAGACCGAGCAGAGCTCCATCACCTCCGCCGCAATGCCAGCAGCCGGAGGGGAGGTCGGAGGAGGCGTGGCGGCCTTCTCCGGAGCAGCAGATTCCTTCGCCGCCACCGACGACGTGGCACCCAGTGACGCCAGCACCACC GCCCCTTTCTTCGGACGCATCTAGCGCGTCTGCCGGCATCGCACCAGCTGGGGGGTTCGGCCCCCAGCCAGCACCTTCATCTTCCCCTGCTGGGAGGTCGGCGACAACACCAGCAGGGACTCCGCCTGCACTAGCACCGGTAGAGTccggacccggaggtccggagCTGGAGGCTACGCTCCCAAGGCCCGAAGCCGCACCTCAGGAGGAGGCTGCCCATCCCGCTATGATGGCCGAGGCGCCAGCAGCGGCGGCAGCGCCGGACACCACGGCGGGGGCCTCTCCAGCTGAGCCAGCAGTAGAGGAGGCTGCGGTAGTGGTAGAGGCACCAGCACCGGAGGTCACGGAGGTCGCGAGCACCGCCACACCACccgcgcaggaggaggagccggaggtGGTGTACGAGAGGCACCTTCTCCCGTGCCTAGCGAAGGTCCCTCTCCCCCGCCTCCTGGCCAAGAGCCAGCAGGCATTGGAGGAGTTGGAGGCGGGTATCCACCAGGAGTGGGAGGAGCTTGATGCGGAGTGCCTCCGACTCTCCAACTGGGAGCGCCGCCTGGGGGACCACATCAAGAtagtctccgcccgctacgccgggGAGTGCGCCGAGCTCGTGCAGGAGCGCGAAGACCTGCAGGAGCAGCTGCAGAAGTCTCTTGACCGAGAGGCGGCAGCTGCCCAGCGGGAGAGAGCGGCCGTCCGGTGGGAGACGCAGGCCATCGAGCGGGAGCCCGTGGCAGAGATGAGGATGAGCACGGCGGAGGAGAGGACGAAGACCGCCCTGGAGCTGACCAACCAGGCCAAGGTGGTGATGGGGTTGATCAAGGAGCAGGAAGCTACCCTTACGGAACGGGAGGCGGCCGTGGTGGAGGGAGAGGCCAAGCTTGCCGCCCACCAAGAGGAGCAGGCGGCCCGGACCCTGAGGCTCCAGGAGTGGGAggcggccgtggaggaggagctgtcgGCCGGGACCCGAaggctccaggagcaggag gtCACGGAGGCCCCACCCTCACTCGGCACTATCCTCCCAGTGCTGGACTCCACCACCGAGCATCTGCGACACATGGAGGCCGCCATCTTCGATCTCCTGGAGACAGAGGGACGGGCGGTCGCCCGagggatggcggagtacatccttacctgcttccggagccacAACCCCGCCTTCCAGCTTACTCCTATCCTAGTTGGCCCcatccgggcgacggcggctgcCGCGCAGGAAGgagtgcaggcggcggcggacatGGTGGCGACCCGTGTTCGGCGCCATCCCAGACCTACAAGGGGAGGAGCCTCCTCCGGACCACCAGCACAATAG
- the LOC112874992 gene encoding succinate--CoA ligase [ADP-forming] subunit beta, mitochondrial-like isoform X1, with protein MAASAASRLNIHEYQGAELMGKYGINAPRGATAGSAQEVKDALKNVFPNEKQATMPQLPYLMLFHLIHSVDAKCQPPVDRIVVKSQTLAGGRRLGTFKSGLNGGVHIVKAEEAEGLASKTLGQIQVKKQTGPEGKIVSKGNIYPIALLLKRE; from the exons ATGGCAGCATCAGCAGCTTCGCGCCTCAACATCCACGAGTACCAG GGCGCGGAGTTGATGGGGAAATACGGGATCAACGCACCCAGGGGCGCGACGGCTGGGTCCGCTCAGGAGGTCAAGGACGCCTTGAAGAACGTATTCCCCAACGAGAAACAGGCGACAATGCCACAACTTCCTTATCTTATGTTATTTCATCTTATTCACTCCGTGGATGCAAAATGTCAGCCGCCCGTGGATAGG ATAGTTGTTAAGAGTCAAACCCTTGCTGGAGGCCGCAGATTGGGCACTTTCAAAAGTGGGCTGAACGGTGGTGTTCATATTGTTAAGGCTGAGGAAGCTGAAGGACTTGCAA GTAAAACGCTAGGCCAGATTCAGGTCAAGAAGCAAACTGGCCCAGAGGGGAAGATTGTGAGCAAG GGGAACATATATCCAATTGCTCTACTACTAAAAAGGGAGTAA
- the LOC112874992 gene encoding succinate--CoA ligase [ADP-forming] subunit beta, mitochondrial-like isoform X2: protein MAASAASRLNIHEYQGAELMGKYGINAPRGATAGSAQEVKDALKNVFPNEKQATMPQLPYLMLFHLIHSVDAKCQPPVDRIVVKSQTLAGGRRLGTFKSGLNGGVHIVKAEEAEGLASAIMEILLI from the exons ATGGCAGCATCAGCAGCTTCGCGCCTCAACATCCACGAGTACCAG GGCGCGGAGTTGATGGGGAAATACGGGATCAACGCACCCAGGGGCGCGACGGCTGGGTCCGCTCAGGAGGTCAAGGACGCCTTGAAGAACGTATTCCCCAACGAGAAACAGGCGACAATGCCACAACTTCCTTATCTTATGTTATTTCATCTTATTCACTCCGTGGATGCAAAATGTCAGCCGCCCGTGGATAGG ATAGTTGTTAAGAGTCAAACCCTTGCTGGAGGCCGCAGATTGGGCACTTTCAAAAGTGGGCTGAACGGTGGTGTTCATATTGTTAAGGCTGAGGAAGCTGAAGGACTTGCAA GTGCTATCATGGAAATTCTGCTCATATGA
- the LOC112876890 gene encoding uncharacterized protein LOC112876890 yields MELLPCIATLLLLSCSLTAATTPLGTIERVTKQRILASIPPGGGLPVLFLTSPSGKYAAYFVRTHTLPGAGGLGADFCYVEVVDATTAGAHGGAVEGEEEGGVAAADSGKSVWESECRPISTVNTCSLLFSWDGLEVFDGSEEVWHGETNRDGTNFLETLELVDDGDMRIRDKDGELAWRASDEPRHAQHCGAPGSPGLAAALPPFAEPLGSHSSNLPFGQEPDGNGHSAELPQAADLGSGAAAFGGAPGVAGPGRGQGEHDAAAEVGSGAAAFGSAAGVADPGLGQGEHDVAAEGGAVAGFGAQPLVDNSPYDSRAWKEGRGTHITAMGVALCVSAVLGAMGVGL; encoded by the coding sequence ATGGAGCTTCTCCCTTGCATTGCCACCCTGCTCCTCCTCTCTTGCTCCCTGACCGCAGCGACGACGCCATTGGGAACTATCGAGCGCGTGACTAAGCAGCGGATCCTCGCGAGCATCCCGCCGGGCGGGGGCCTACCCGTGCTGTTCCTTACGTCGCCGTCCGGCAAATACGCGGCCTACTTCGTGCGCACGCACACCCTGCCGGGCGCCGGCGGTCTCGGCGCCGACTTCTGCTACGTCGAGGTGGTCGACGCCACCACGGCCGGCGCCCACGGCGGCGCCgtcgagggcgaggaggagggcggcgtcgccgccgccgacagCGGGAAGAGCGTGTGGGAGTCGGAGTGCCGACCCATCAGCACGGTGAATACGTGCTCTCTGCTCTTCTCGTGGGACGGGCTGGAGGTGTTCGACGGCAGCGAGGAGGTGTGGCACGGCGAGACCAACAGGGACGGCACCAACTTTCTCGAGACGCTCGAGCTCGTGGATGACGGCGACATGCGCATCCGCGACAAGGACGGCGAGCTCGCCTGGCGCGCCAGCGACGAGCCGCGCCACGCGCAGCACTGCGGCGCGCCGGGGTCGCCAGGGCTTGCCGCCGCGCTCCCGCCATTCGCCGAGCCCCTCGGCTCGCACAGCAGCAACCTGCCCTTTGGCCAGGAACCTGACGGCAATGGCCACTCGGCCGAGCTGCCACAGGCGGCCGACCTCGGCAGCGGAGCAGCGGCCTTCGGTGGCGCCCCAGGGGTGGCCGGACCTGGGCGCGGCCAGGGTGAGCACGACGCGGCGGCCGAAGTCGGGAGCGGAGCAGCGGCTTTCGGTAGCGCCGCGGGGGTGGCCGATCCTGGGCTCGGCCAGGGAGAGCACGACGTGGCAGCCGAGGGCGGCGCCGTGGCGGGGTTCGGTGCCCAGCCGCTAGTGGACAACAGTCCCTATGACAGCAGGGCCTGGAAGGAGGGCCGTGGGACCCACATCACCGCCATGGGTGTCGCCCTGTGCGTCTCAGCCGTGCTTGGCGCCATGGGCGTGGGTCTCTAG